In Desulfopila inferna, a single genomic region encodes these proteins:
- a CDS encoding molybdopterin-dependent oxidoreductase, whose protein sequence is MKIKRRDFLKLTAVAGATAALTGYNSKHSGMNALAATKNGGKTGELPGEWIPTSCQGCTTWCPVEVFVQDGRAVKVRGNRYSKQNEGKVCPRGHLSLQQVYDPDRIKVPMKRTNPKKGRGEDPKFVPISWDEALDTIADKMMELRKAEEPEKFCLMRGRYTYLRDVIYDVLPKVFGSPNNISHSATCAEAEKFGAFYTEGYWDYRDYDIDNSKYILIWGCDPVASNRMVPAMIKRLGNALDRATVAAVDPRLTTSAAKAQEWLPLIPGTDGALALGIAHIILTEGLWHKDFVGDFTDGTNRFTAGADVAEADFAEKESHGVVKWWNLAVKDMTPARAAELSGVDEQQIFRVARGMAAAAPNVAVWMGPGAAMQARGGYSGMAVHALGGLVGGIDNVGGSLQTASIPVNKLNKDILKKHQDELAQKHTKKEKIDQRGRLELPALSKGKSGGGVATNNAANGILNKDPNEIKVLVGYMNNFVFSCNGTDRWEDALSSVPFTVHLTTNASEFSMFADILLPCTVNMYERYGFLKTKANRYATCTLLRPVINPVWDVIQDETEFPFLLAEKLKDRGFANLYDCLVEMYSDPETGAKPTNSKDFTIYAMKYYTQPLWDGKKENKGDKINGWNEMLERGMWNSEPYEYKKHWGGNFKTASKKFEFYSETLKEALTGHAEKHGVDIDTVMEKVNYTARGELAFVPHYEAPFRHGSKKDYPFEFVDYKSRLNREGRSQNSPWYYEFKHVDPGDVSNQDSLRINPIDADKLGIKDGDKVRITSVAASGECVARVWEGVRPGTVSKSFGQGHWAYGRTATDDFAKSATRGVNNNTIIPWELERLSGSNARNGGHAAVRIEKI, encoded by the coding sequence ATGAAAATCAAGAGGAGAGACTTTCTCAAACTAACGGCGGTCGCAGGAGCAACAGCGGCTTTGACCGGCTACAACAGCAAACATTCAGGCATGAATGCCCTTGCCGCGACCAAAAACGGCGGAAAAACAGGAGAGTTGCCGGGTGAATGGATTCCGACCAGCTGCCAGGGCTGCACTACCTGGTGCCCTGTCGAAGTTTTTGTCCAGGACGGCAGAGCGGTCAAGGTAAGGGGCAACAGATATTCCAAACAAAATGAAGGCAAGGTATGTCCGCGCGGCCATCTTTCGCTGCAGCAGGTCTATGATCCGGACCGCATCAAGGTCCCCATGAAAAGGACAAATCCCAAAAAGGGACGCGGCGAGGATCCGAAATTCGTGCCTATCAGCTGGGATGAAGCGCTGGATACCATCGCCGATAAAATGATGGAACTCCGCAAGGCCGAGGAGCCTGAAAAATTCTGCCTGATGCGGGGGAGATACACCTACCTGCGCGATGTAATATATGATGTTCTGCCGAAAGTTTTCGGCTCCCCCAACAATATCTCGCACAGTGCCACCTGTGCCGAAGCAGAAAAGTTCGGCGCTTTCTATACTGAAGGGTATTGGGATTATCGAGATTACGACATCGATAATTCCAAGTATATCCTGATCTGGGGATGCGATCCTGTTGCCAGTAACCGTATGGTTCCGGCAATGATCAAACGGCTCGGCAACGCTCTTGATCGTGCCACAGTCGCTGCAGTCGATCCCCGGCTGACCACAAGTGCCGCCAAGGCCCAGGAATGGCTGCCGCTGATTCCGGGAACAGATGGCGCGCTGGCCCTGGGGATTGCCCACATAATTCTGACCGAAGGTTTGTGGCACAAGGATTTCGTTGGCGACTTCACAGACGGCACCAACAGATTTACAGCAGGAGCAGATGTCGCCGAGGCCGATTTTGCGGAGAAGGAAAGTCATGGTGTGGTCAAGTGGTGGAACCTGGCGGTAAAAGACATGACACCTGCACGAGCGGCGGAGCTGAGCGGTGTTGACGAGCAGCAGATTTTCAGGGTCGCCCGCGGTATGGCTGCCGCTGCGCCTAATGTCGCGGTATGGATGGGGCCCGGTGCCGCCATGCAAGCTCGCGGGGGCTATTCAGGCATGGCCGTGCACGCCCTTGGCGGACTGGTCGGCGGCATCGACAACGTCGGCGGCTCACTGCAGACGGCAAGCATCCCGGTGAACAAGCTCAACAAAGACATCCTGAAAAAGCATCAGGATGAACTTGCCCAGAAACACACGAAAAAAGAGAAAATCGATCAGCGCGGCCGGCTTGAGCTGCCTGCCCTGTCCAAGGGCAAATCCGGCGGCGGCGTAGCAACCAATAACGCGGCCAACGGTATTCTCAACAAGGATCCCAATGAAATCAAAGTGCTGGTAGGCTACATGAATAATTTTGTCTTCTCCTGCAACGGCACCGACCGTTGGGAAGACGCTCTTTCCTCTGTACCGTTTACGGTCCATCTAACCACTAATGCCTCGGAATTCAGCATGTTCGCGGATATCCTGCTGCCCTGCACCGTCAACATGTATGAACGCTATGGCTTTTTAAAGACCAAAGCCAACAGATACGCCACCTGTACGCTGCTGCGGCCGGTTATCAATCCTGTCTGGGATGTTATCCAGGATGAAACGGAATTCCCCTTCCTGCTCGCCGAGAAACTGAAGGACAGGGGGTTTGCCAATCTCTACGACTGTCTTGTGGAGATGTATTCCGATCCCGAAACCGGAGCCAAACCGACAAACTCCAAAGATTTCACGATCTATGCCATGAAATATTACACCCAGCCTCTGTGGGACGGCAAAAAGGAGAATAAAGGAGACAAGATCAACGGCTGGAATGAAATGCTTGAGCGGGGAATGTGGAATTCCGAACCCTACGAATACAAAAAACATTGGGGTGGAAATTTCAAAACAGCTTCAAAGAAATTCGAATTTTACAGTGAGACCCTGAAGGAGGCGCTCACTGGCCACGCCGAGAAACACGGGGTCGATATCGACACGGTTATGGAAAAGGTCAATTACACCGCCCGTGGAGAACTTGCTTTTGTTCCCCATTATGAAGCTCCGTTTCGGCATGGCAGTAAGAAGGATTATCCTTTCGAATTTGTCGACTATAAATCACGATTGAACCGTGAGGGCAGAAGTCAGAACAGCCCTTGGTACTATGAATTCAAGCATGTCGATCCAGGCGATGTCAGTAACCAGGATTCCTTGCGCATCAATCCAATCGATGCCGACAAACTCGGCATCAAAGACGGCGACAAAGTGAGGATAACCTCTGTTGCCGCCTCGGGAGAATGTGTTGCCCGGGTCTGGGAAGGAGTACGGCCCGGAACGGTCAGCAAATCCTTCGGCCAGGGCCATTGGGCGTATG
- a CDS encoding sigma-54-dependent transcriptional regulator encodes MNQSILIVEDEKILRISLADALKSEGYTVYAVENGEAALQALEDGDFSLVLTDIRLPGASGMDILKKSLKEQPATPVIMMTAYGSINDAVEAMRYGAFDYITKPFDLDEILETAKKALDIEAITQENIRLKQEIRRYYGAPNIIGESKAMQSVFALLEKVSRTDSTVLILGESGTGKEMVASTIHFQSPRKDKPIIRVNCAALPENLIESELFGYEKGAFSGAAGRKPGRFDLADGGTIFLDEIGDLPLLTQTKILRVLEERSFERLGATTTVTVDVRIIAATNKDLEKEVKKGTFREDLYYRLNVIPVLLPPLRRRKEDIALLVHSFTRRFNDQMGTSASFTPEAVETLTSYSFPGNVRELLNVIERCVALNTDNLIRPADLPAHITKDKKAKTVLASLHDITSEAEKDHIISILRLTKGNRTQAAEILGVSRKTLWEKINLHKIDL; translated from the coding sequence ATGAATCAGAGTATTTTAATAGTTGAAGATGAAAAAATTCTTCGAATTTCCCTTGCCGACGCCCTCAAGTCCGAAGGCTACACTGTCTATGCGGTTGAAAACGGAGAAGCCGCCCTGCAGGCTCTCGAAGATGGTGATTTTTCTCTGGTTTTGACTGATATCAGGCTGCCGGGTGCAAGCGGTATGGATATTCTTAAAAAAAGTCTGAAAGAGCAGCCGGCTACTCCGGTAATCATGATGACCGCATACGGCAGCATAAATGATGCCGTTGAAGCAATGCGATACGGCGCCTTCGATTACATCACCAAGCCATTTGACCTTGATGAAATACTGGAAACCGCCAAAAAGGCACTGGATATCGAGGCAATCACCCAGGAAAACATCAGACTCAAGCAAGAGATCAGGCGGTATTACGGCGCCCCCAATATTATAGGAGAAAGCAAGGCTATGCAGTCTGTTTTTGCCTTGCTGGAAAAGGTCAGCAGAACGGACTCAACCGTCCTCATACTTGGTGAATCCGGTACAGGCAAGGAGATGGTAGCCTCCACCATACATTTCCAAAGCCCCAGGAAGGATAAGCCCATAATCCGTGTCAACTGTGCCGCCCTGCCGGAAAATCTCATAGAAAGTGAACTCTTCGGGTATGAGAAAGGAGCCTTTTCCGGGGCTGCAGGCAGAAAACCGGGAAGATTTGATCTGGCCGACGGCGGCACCATTTTTCTTGACGAAATCGGAGACCTGCCCCTTCTCACCCAAACTAAAATCCTTCGCGTTCTGGAAGAGCGTTCTTTCGAGCGGCTGGGCGCGACCACTACAGTTACCGTTGATGTCAGGATTATTGCGGCCACCAACAAGGATCTTGAAAAAGAAGTGAAGAAAGGCACCTTTCGCGAGGATCTCTATTACCGTCTGAACGTGATTCCCGTTCTCCTCCCGCCACTGCGCCGGCGCAAAGAAGATATTGCTCTTCTGGTCCATTCCTTTACCCGGCGGTTCAATGATCAGATGGGAACATCCGCATCCTTCACCCCGGAAGCGGTTGAGACTCTGACCTCCTACTCCTTCCCTGGAAATGTCAGAGAGCTTCTCAATGTGATCGAGCGCTGTGTAGCTCTCAACACTGATAATCTTATACGTCCCGCTGACCTGCCGGCGCATATTACCAAAGACAAGAAAGCAAAAACAGTCCTGGCATCTCTTCACGATATCACTTCCGAGGCAGAGAAAGATCATATTATCAGTATATTGCGACTTACCAAGGGAAATCGCACACAAGCTGCTGAGATTCTTGGAGTGAGCAGAAAGACCCTCTGGGAAAAAATCAACCTTCATAAAATAGATCTCTGA